The Parus major isolate Abel chromosome 5, Parus_major1.1, whole genome shotgun sequence genome contains a region encoding:
- the KBTBD4 gene encoding kelch repeat and BTB domain-containing protein 4 isoform X1 — MKGGAADCWRSDLCGTMDSSEETGGSSAEENYFVNYTFTDRSHSGRVAQGIMKLCLEDELFADVTISVEGKEFQLHRLVLSAQSCFFRSMFTSNLKEAHNRVIELQDVSESVFQLLVDYIYHGTVKLRAEELQETYEVADMYQLTALFEECSRFLARTVQVRNCLQVMWLADQHSDMELYTAAKHCAKSHLSQLQETEEFLHLPLRLLTDILTDGVPSSQNPTVAIETWINFNKEERAGFSETLRSSLKVIGENVHIYLIGKESSRTHSLAVSLHCADDDSISVSGQNSLCHQITAACKHGSDLYVVGGSIPRRMWKCNNATIDWEWCAPLPRDRLQHTLVSVPSKDAIYSLGGKTLQDTLSNAVIYYRVRDNVWTETSQLEVAVSGAAGVNLNGVIYLLGGEENDLDFFTKPSRLIQCYDTNTEKCHVKPYVLPFAGRMHAAVHKDVVFIVAEGDSLLCYNPLLDSFTRLCLPDAWSSVPSLWKIASCNGSIYVFRDRYKKGDANTFKLNPATSVVTVTSGIKVLLTNLQFVLA, encoded by the exons ATTGCTGGAGGTCTGATTTGTGCGGCACCATGGACTCGTCAGAAGAGACTGGAGGCTCCTCTGCAGAAGAAAACTACTTTGTGAACTACACCTTCACCGACCGCTCCCACTCAGGCCGCGTGGCCCAGGGTATTATGAAATTATGCTTGGAGGATGAGCTCTTTGCTGATGTTACAATATCAGTGGAAGGCAAAGAATTTCAGCTGCACCGTTTGGTCCtgtcagctcagagctgcttttttcGTTCTATGTTCACTTCCAACCTAAAGGAGGCCCACAACCGGGTGATTGAGCTGCAGGATGTTAGTGAGAGTGTCTTTCAGCTCCTTGTGGACTATATTTACCATGGAACTGTAAAGCTGAGGGCAGAGGAGTTGCAGGAAACCTATGAAGTGGCAGACATGTACCAGCTGACTGCCCTTTTTGAAGAGTGTTCCCGGTTTCTGGCCCGTACGGTGCAGGTTAGAAACTGTCTGCAGGTCATGTGGTTGGCAGATCAACACAGTGACATGGAGCTCTACACAGCTGCCAAACACTGTGCAAAGTCACATTTGTCTCAGctgcaggagacagaggagtTCCTACACCTGCCTCTCCGCCTGCTGACAGACATCCTTACAG ATGGCGTTCCATCTTCTCAGAATCCAACAGTTGCCATAGAAACCTGGATCAACTTCAACAAGGAGGAGCGAGCGGGCTTTTCAGAGACTCTGCGATCAAGTCTGAAG GTGATTGGAGAAAATGTTCACATCTACCTGATTGGAAAGGAGTCATCACGTACACATTCCCTCGCTGTCTCTCTGCACTGTGCTGACGATGACTCCATCAGTGTGAGTGGCCAGAACAGCCTGTGTCACCAGATCACCGCGGCCTGCAAGCACGGTAGTGACCTGTATGTCGTTGGTGGCTCCATCCCACGACGGATGTGGAAATGCAACAACGCAACTATAGATTGGGAATGGTGTGCTCCTCTGCCCCGTGACCGGCTCCAGCACACCCTCGTCTCCGTGCCAAGCAAGGATGCAATATATTCACTGGGGGGGAAAACTCTTCAGGACACTCTCTCTAATGCTGTCATATATTACAGAGTACGAGACAACGTCTGGACAGAGACCAGCCAGTTGGAAGTGGCAgtctctggagctgcaggggtgaACCTTAATGGTGTCATTTACCTGCTGGGTGGGGAGGAAAACGACTTAGACTTCTTCACCAAGCCCTCTCGGCTCATTCAGTGCTATGATACCAACACAGAGAAATGCCACGTGAAGCCATATGTACTGCCTTTCGCAGGGCGCATGCACGCTGCTGTGCACAAGGATGTGGTGTTCATTGTGGCCGAGGGAGATTCACTGCTCTGCTACAATCCCCTGCTGGATAGCTTCACCCGGCTATGCCTCCCAGATGCCTGGAGCTCAGTACCATCCCTCTGGAAAATTGCCAGCTGCAATGGCAGCATCTATGTCTTTCGTGACCGCTATAAAAAGGGCGATGCAAATACTTTTAAACTTAACCCAGCCACCTCTGTTGTAACAGTCACAAGTGGCATCAAAGTGCTGCTCACTAACCTGCAGTTTGTCCTGGCCTAA
- the KBTBD4 gene encoding kelch repeat and BTB domain-containing protein 4 isoform X2 produces MDSSEETGGSSAEENYFVNYTFTDRSHSGRVAQGIMKLCLEDELFADVTISVEGKEFQLHRLVLSAQSCFFRSMFTSNLKEAHNRVIELQDVSESVFQLLVDYIYHGTVKLRAEELQETYEVADMYQLTALFEECSRFLARTVQVRNCLQVMWLADQHSDMELYTAAKHCAKSHLSQLQETEEFLHLPLRLLTDILTDGVPSSQNPTVAIETWINFNKEERAGFSETLRSSLKVIGENVHIYLIGKESSRTHSLAVSLHCADDDSISVSGQNSLCHQITAACKHGSDLYVVGGSIPRRMWKCNNATIDWEWCAPLPRDRLQHTLVSVPSKDAIYSLGGKTLQDTLSNAVIYYRVRDNVWTETSQLEVAVSGAAGVNLNGVIYLLGGEENDLDFFTKPSRLIQCYDTNTEKCHVKPYVLPFAGRMHAAVHKDVVFIVAEGDSLLCYNPLLDSFTRLCLPDAWSSVPSLWKIASCNGSIYVFRDRYKKGDANTFKLNPATSVVTVTSGIKVLLTNLQFVLA; encoded by the exons ATGGACTCGTCAGAAGAGACTGGAGGCTCCTCTGCAGAAGAAAACTACTTTGTGAACTACACCTTCACCGACCGCTCCCACTCAGGCCGCGTGGCCCAGGGTATTATGAAATTATGCTTGGAGGATGAGCTCTTTGCTGATGTTACAATATCAGTGGAAGGCAAAGAATTTCAGCTGCACCGTTTGGTCCtgtcagctcagagctgcttttttcGTTCTATGTTCACTTCCAACCTAAAGGAGGCCCACAACCGGGTGATTGAGCTGCAGGATGTTAGTGAGAGTGTCTTTCAGCTCCTTGTGGACTATATTTACCATGGAACTGTAAAGCTGAGGGCAGAGGAGTTGCAGGAAACCTATGAAGTGGCAGACATGTACCAGCTGACTGCCCTTTTTGAAGAGTGTTCCCGGTTTCTGGCCCGTACGGTGCAGGTTAGAAACTGTCTGCAGGTCATGTGGTTGGCAGATCAACACAGTGACATGGAGCTCTACACAGCTGCCAAACACTGTGCAAAGTCACATTTGTCTCAGctgcaggagacagaggagtTCCTACACCTGCCTCTCCGCCTGCTGACAGACATCCTTACAG ATGGCGTTCCATCTTCTCAGAATCCAACAGTTGCCATAGAAACCTGGATCAACTTCAACAAGGAGGAGCGAGCGGGCTTTTCAGAGACTCTGCGATCAAGTCTGAAG GTGATTGGAGAAAATGTTCACATCTACCTGATTGGAAAGGAGTCATCACGTACACATTCCCTCGCTGTCTCTCTGCACTGTGCTGACGATGACTCCATCAGTGTGAGTGGCCAGAACAGCCTGTGTCACCAGATCACCGCGGCCTGCAAGCACGGTAGTGACCTGTATGTCGTTGGTGGCTCCATCCCACGACGGATGTGGAAATGCAACAACGCAACTATAGATTGGGAATGGTGTGCTCCTCTGCCCCGTGACCGGCTCCAGCACACCCTCGTCTCCGTGCCAAGCAAGGATGCAATATATTCACTGGGGGGGAAAACTCTTCAGGACACTCTCTCTAATGCTGTCATATATTACAGAGTACGAGACAACGTCTGGACAGAGACCAGCCAGTTGGAAGTGGCAgtctctggagctgcaggggtgaACCTTAATGGTGTCATTTACCTGCTGGGTGGGGAGGAAAACGACTTAGACTTCTTCACCAAGCCCTCTCGGCTCATTCAGTGCTATGATACCAACACAGAGAAATGCCACGTGAAGCCATATGTACTGCCTTTCGCAGGGCGCATGCACGCTGCTGTGCACAAGGATGTGGTGTTCATTGTGGCCGAGGGAGATTCACTGCTCTGCTACAATCCCCTGCTGGATAGCTTCACCCGGCTATGCCTCCCAGATGCCTGGAGCTCAGTACCATCCCTCTGGAAAATTGCCAGCTGCAATGGCAGCATCTATGTCTTTCGTGACCGCTATAAAAAGGGCGATGCAAATACTTTTAAACTTAACCCAGCCACCTCTGTTGTAACAGTCACAAGTGGCATCAAAGTGCTGCTCACTAACCTGCAGTTTGTCCTGGCCTAA
- the PTPMT1 gene encoding phosphatidylglycerophosphatase and protein-tyrosine phosphatase 1 isoform X1, which translates to MGVLEALGAGAARLLFYPSLLYTVTRARLPGSRRPWFHRIDEVVLLGALPLRGRIRRLLAEENVRGVVTLTEDYETRFLCFSPQEWEAMGVEQLRLSTVDLTGVPTLENLHKGVEFILRHRARGNSVYVHCKAGRSRSATMVAAYLIQLHHWSPQEAIEAITKIRPHILIRHKQVQVLEKFHRNVINERTA; encoded by the exons ATGGGGGTGCTGGAGGCGCTGGGCGCCGGCGCGGCGCGGCTGCTCTTCTACCCGTCGCTGCTGTACACGGTGACGCGGGCGCGGCTGCCCGGGTCCCGCCGGCCCTGGTTCCACCGCATCGACGAGGTCGTGCTGCTCGGGGCGCTGCCTCTGCGGGGACGCATCCGCAGG CTGCTGGCGGAGGAGAACGTGCGCGGCGTGGTGACCCTCACCGAGGACTACGAGACCCGGttcctctgtttttcccctcag GAATGGGAGGCAATGGGAGTGGAGCAACTGCGTCTCAGCACTGTAGATCTAACTGGAGTCCCCACCTTGGAAAACCTGCACAAGGGCGTGGAGTTCATCCTGAGACACCGAGCCCGCGGTAACAGCGTCTATGTGCACTGCAAGGCGGGGCGCTCCCGCAGTGCCACCATGGTGGCAGCATACTTAATTCAG cTGCATCACTGGAGCCCTCAGGAAGCAATAGAGGCCATTACCAAGATTCGTCCCCATATCCTCATTCGACACAAGCAAGTCCAGGTCCTGGAGAAATTTCACAGGAATGTGATCAATGAGAGAACTGCATAA
- the PTPMT1 gene encoding phosphatidylglycerophosphatase and protein-tyrosine phosphatase 1 isoform X2, with translation MGVLEALGAGAARLLFYPSLLYTVTRARLPGSRRPWFHRIDEVVLLGALPLRGRIRREWEAMGVEQLRLSTVDLTGVPTLENLHKGVEFILRHRARGNSVYVHCKAGRSRSATMVAAYLIQLHHWSPQEAIEAITKIRPHILIRHKQVQVLEKFHRNVINERTA, from the exons ATGGGGGTGCTGGAGGCGCTGGGCGCCGGCGCGGCGCGGCTGCTCTTCTACCCGTCGCTGCTGTACACGGTGACGCGGGCGCGGCTGCCCGGGTCCCGCCGGCCCTGGTTCCACCGCATCGACGAGGTCGTGCTGCTCGGGGCGCTGCCTCTGCGGGGACGCATCCGCAGG GAATGGGAGGCAATGGGAGTGGAGCAACTGCGTCTCAGCACTGTAGATCTAACTGGAGTCCCCACCTTGGAAAACCTGCACAAGGGCGTGGAGTTCATCCTGAGACACCGAGCCCGCGGTAACAGCGTCTATGTGCACTGCAAGGCGGGGCGCTCCCGCAGTGCCACCATGGTGGCAGCATACTTAATTCAG cTGCATCACTGGAGCCCTCAGGAAGCAATAGAGGCCATTACCAAGATTCGTCCCCATATCCTCATTCGACACAAGCAAGTCCAGGTCCTGGAGAAATTTCACAGGAATGTGATCAATGAGAGAACTGCATAA
- the PTPMT1 gene encoding phosphatidylglycerophosphatase and protein-tyrosine phosphatase 1 isoform X3 — protein MGVLEALGAGAARLLFYPSLLYTVTRARLPGSRRPWFHRIDEVVLLGALPLRGRIRRLLAEENVRGVVTLTEDYETRFLCFSPQEWEAMGVEQLRLSTVDLTGVPTLENLHKGVEFILRHRARAASLEPSGSNRGHYQDSSPYPHSTQASPGPGEISQECDQ, from the exons ATGGGGGTGCTGGAGGCGCTGGGCGCCGGCGCGGCGCGGCTGCTCTTCTACCCGTCGCTGCTGTACACGGTGACGCGGGCGCGGCTGCCCGGGTCCCGCCGGCCCTGGTTCCACCGCATCGACGAGGTCGTGCTGCTCGGGGCGCTGCCTCTGCGGGGACGCATCCGCAGG CTGCTGGCGGAGGAGAACGTGCGCGGCGTGGTGACCCTCACCGAGGACTACGAGACCCGGttcctctgtttttcccctcag GAATGGGAGGCAATGGGAGTGGAGCAACTGCGTCTCAGCACTGTAGATCTAACTGGAGTCCCCACCTTGGAAAACCTGCACAAGGGCGTGGAGTTCATCCTGAGACACCGAGCCCGCG cTGCATCACTGGAGCCCTCAGGAAGCAATAGAGGCCATTACCAAGATTCGTCCCCATATCCTCATTCGACACAAGCAAGTCCAGGTCCTGGAGAAATTTCACAGGAATGTGATCAATGA